A genomic stretch from Actinomadura rubteroloni includes:
- a CDS encoding tetratricopeptide repeat protein, protein MTTYEEFQRATLFFDARDYATAARLLEPIAAADPSNRATAELLARAYFHSAQLSRAEAAFRRLLDLDPCNGWAHEALARTLERRNRPADAVRYRRTAEALGTTAADAPEMRVTAADLA, encoded by the coding sequence GTGACCACCTACGAGGAATTCCAGCGCGCGACCCTGTTCTTCGACGCCCGGGACTACGCGACGGCGGCGCGGCTCCTGGAGCCGATCGCCGCCGCCGACCCGTCCAACCGGGCGACGGCCGAACTCCTGGCCCGCGCGTACTTCCACAGCGCGCAACTGTCCCGCGCGGAGGCGGCGTTCCGGCGGCTGCTGGACCTCGACCCCTGCAACGGCTGGGCGCATGAGGCGCTGGCGCGGACGCTGGAGCGCCGCAACCGCCCCGCCGACGCCGTCCGGTACCGCCGGACGGCCGAGGCGCTCGGCACGACGGCGGCCGACGCCCCGGAGATGCGCGTGACCGCCGCCGACCTCGCCTGA
- a CDS encoding serine/threonine-protein kinase — protein MDEWRVEGFDEVRELGRGAHGRVVLARQATAGTTVAVKYLTGTSPTDLERLRGEAMLLGRVTDPHVARLYQFVRGEGGAAIVMEAVDGVPLRRVLDEHGALGPEASLVVLKGSLRGLAAAHAVGVVHRDYKPANVIVRADGLSKLIDFGIAAPAGEGGRSGTPAYMPPEQWKGQPATSTADVYAATCVFFECVTGRRPYRAADRAALRAEHLTAPIPVDEVPEQVRPLLLAGMAKDPEQRPAGALLLLEELERAARAGYGRDWEQRGVRALAASAAALAVLFPLAAGAGTAGAAGGAAAGGAAGGAAAAGTGGGLLATVGGKAALAVAGTVLVAGAAGGAVVLSGGGDDATPANGTVRIVAQNETLKDLPVAVRAQYASVTGYRDPRVQETLNRALRAPLDYHIRWMRGATKTMLSDPQFKSECVGNSTVNTTAKLGLAGPKLASALYTFDGKTCMPSDGTLAGWAVSVDLVTGRALTTADILKPEALTASGVRTLFGRLTGTEQGFWGADGCMGQELAPRDFAPAGRGDAAGPPPPAATVFLAPDHFEINYSVEGSACVHDTLRAPYGKVRDLIAPGIAKLLPS, from the coding sequence ATGGACGAGTGGCGTGTCGAAGGCTTCGACGAGGTACGGGAACTGGGCCGGGGCGCCCACGGGCGGGTCGTCCTCGCGCGGCAGGCGACGGCCGGGACGACGGTCGCCGTCAAGTACCTGACCGGGACGTCGCCCACCGACCTGGAGCGGCTGCGCGGTGAGGCCATGCTGCTCGGCCGCGTCACGGACCCGCACGTCGCGCGGCTGTACCAGTTCGTGCGCGGCGAGGGCGGCGCGGCGATCGTCATGGAGGCCGTGGACGGCGTGCCGCTGCGCCGCGTCCTGGACGAGCACGGCGCGCTCGGCCCCGAGGCGTCCCTGGTCGTGCTCAAGGGATCGCTGCGGGGGCTGGCGGCGGCGCACGCGGTCGGGGTCGTCCACCGCGACTACAAGCCCGCGAACGTGATCGTCCGCGCGGACGGCCTCAGCAAGCTCATCGACTTCGGGATCGCCGCGCCCGCCGGGGAGGGCGGACGGTCCGGCACGCCCGCGTACATGCCGCCCGAGCAGTGGAAGGGGCAGCCCGCGACGTCCACCGCCGACGTGTACGCGGCGACGTGCGTGTTCTTCGAGTGCGTCACCGGGCGGCGGCCGTACCGGGCGGCCGACCGGGCCGCGCTGCGCGCCGAGCACCTGACCGCGCCGATCCCGGTGGACGAGGTGCCCGAGCAGGTCCGTCCGCTGCTGCTGGCGGGAATGGCGAAGGACCCCGAGCAGCGTCCGGCGGGCGCGCTGCTGCTGCTGGAGGAGTTGGAGCGCGCGGCGCGGGCCGGGTACGGACGCGACTGGGAGCAGCGGGGCGTGCGGGCGCTGGCGGCGTCCGCCGCCGCGCTCGCGGTGCTGTTCCCGCTGGCCGCAGGTGCCGGAACCGCCGGGGCGGCCGGTGGCGCGGCTGCGGGCGGTGCGGCCGGGGGAGCGGCGGCGGCCGGGACGGGCGGCGGGTTGCTCGCGACGGTCGGCGGCAAGGCGGCGCTGGCCGTCGCCGGAACGGTCCTGGTGGCGGGCGCGGCGGGCGGCGCGGTCGTCCTGTCGGGCGGCGGCGACGACGCGACGCCGGCCAACGGCACCGTGCGGATCGTCGCGCAGAACGAGACGCTGAAAGACCTCCCGGTGGCCGTCCGCGCGCAGTACGCGAGCGTCACCGGCTACCGCGACCCGCGCGTCCAGGAGACGCTGAACCGGGCGCTGCGCGCACCGCTGGACTACCACATCCGGTGGATGCGCGGCGCGACGAAGACCATGCTCTCCGACCCGCAGTTCAAGTCCGAATGCGTCGGGAACAGCACGGTGAACACGACTGCGAAGCTGGGCCTGGCGGGTCCGAAGCTCGCCTCGGCGCTCTACACCTTCGACGGCAAGACGTGCATGCCGTCCGACGGGACGCTGGCCGGCTGGGCCGTCAGCGTGGACCTGGTGACCGGCCGCGCGCTGACCACCGCCGACATCCTGAAGCCCGAGGCGCTGACGGCGTCCGGCGTCCGGACGCTGTTCGGCCGCCTGACCGGCACCGAGCAGGGCTTCTGGGGCGCGGACGGCTGCATGGGCCAGGAACTGGCGCCGCGCGACTTCGCCCCGGCCGGGCGCGGCGACGCGGCCGGCCCGCCGCCGCCCGCCGCGACGGTCTTCCTCGCCCCCGACCACTTCGAGATCAACTACTCGGTGGAGGGCAGCGCGTGCGTCCATGACACGCTGCGCGCGCCGTACGGGAAGGTCCGCGACCTGATCGCGCCCGGGATCGCGAAGCTGCTTCCGTCCTGA
- a CDS encoding SAM-dependent methyltransferase, translating into MVRFRVLGERFDVQVDGVSVELRDPSARDLLCVLALKDGARLDAAELDALFGERACAVVEAAGAALADVGWRADRDGCRLDLGPDGYVDLHEFRDLAGQARMVRSADASASVAVYRKALDLWTGRPPRDVPASVRDPLLAELRRVREEIADVQLAAARPAAVIDDVRHWLACDPGHERLRAVLGKALARAGRPGSDAVATGRPAPARIYDYFLGGKDNYAVDRDAAREILAAVPAAADAARANRAFVRRAVRYMAGEGEIRQFLDVGAGLPTRGNVHEIARAERPGARVVYVDNDPVVLTHGRALLEDSAHVAVVSGDLRDPDAIWGRRRLRELIDPGEPVGVLLCGVLHFLPDEDDPFALVERLTAGLPAGSLVAVTHAWFGDLEPGAAERALAVYRRSTAEVRPRTPDEIARFLTGFAPVEPGLVAVTDWRPDTATDRVGCVLGAVGRRV; encoded by the coding sequence GTGGTGCGGTTTCGGGTTCTCGGCGAGCGTTTCGACGTCCAGGTCGACGGCGTGTCCGTCGAGCTGCGCGATCCGAGCGCGCGTGACCTGTTGTGCGTCCTCGCGCTGAAGGACGGCGCACGCCTGGACGCGGCGGAGCTGGACGCGCTGTTCGGCGAGCGGGCGTGCGCGGTGGTCGAGGCGGCCGGGGCCGCGCTGGCGGACGTGGGCTGGCGCGCGGACCGCGACGGCTGCCGGCTCGACCTCGGCCCGGACGGCTACGTCGACCTGCACGAGTTCCGCGACCTCGCCGGGCAGGCCCGGATGGTGCGGTCCGCCGACGCGTCGGCGTCGGTCGCCGTCTACCGCAAGGCGCTCGACCTGTGGACGGGACGGCCGCCGCGCGACGTCCCCGCGAGCGTCCGGGACCCGCTGCTGGCCGAGCTGCGCCGCGTCCGCGAGGAGATCGCCGACGTGCAGCTCGCCGCCGCGCGCCCGGCCGCGGTCATCGACGACGTCCGGCACTGGCTGGCGTGCGACCCGGGCCACGAGCGGCTGCGCGCGGTGCTCGGCAAGGCCCTGGCCCGCGCGGGACGGCCGGGCTCGGACGCCGTCGCGACGGGCCGTCCCGCGCCCGCCCGCATCTACGACTACTTCCTCGGCGGCAAGGACAACTACGCCGTCGACCGCGACGCGGCCCGCGAGATCCTGGCGGCGGTCCCGGCGGCGGCGGACGCGGCCCGCGCGAACCGGGCGTTCGTCCGGCGGGCCGTCCGGTACATGGCGGGCGAGGGCGAAATCCGGCAGTTCCTCGACGTCGGGGCGGGGCTGCCGACGCGCGGCAACGTCCACGAGATCGCGCGGGCCGAGCGGCCGGGCGCGCGGGTCGTCTACGTGGACAACGACCCGGTGGTGCTGACGCACGGCCGCGCGCTCCTGGAGGACTCCGCGCACGTCGCGGTCGTGTCCGGCGACCTGCGCGACCCGGACGCGATCTGGGGCCGCCGCAGGCTCCGCGAGCTGATCGACCCGGGCGAGCCCGTCGGCGTGCTGCTGTGCGGGGTGCTGCACTTCCTTCCCGACGAGGACGACCCGTTCGCGCTGGTGGAGAGGCTGACGGCAGGCCTGCCCGCGGGCAGCCTGGTCGCGGTGACGCACGCGTGGTTCGGCGACCTGGAGCCCGGTGCGGCCGAACGGGCGCTCGCGGTGTACCGTCGCTCGACCGCCGAGGTGCGCCCCCGCACACCGGACGAGATCGCCCGTTTCCTCACCGGGTTCGCGCCCGTCGAGCCGGGTCTCGTCGCGGTGACGGACTGGCGGCCGGACACGGCCACCGATCGGGTCGGCTGCGTCCTCGGCGCCGTCGGACGTCGCGTCTAA
- the lepB gene encoding signal peptidase I, with amino-acid sequence MQSDAEDRDTERAPEAGENAAEREQGNGRSSWKEIPLLIVVAVLLAFVVKLFAVQAFYIPSGSMENTLHVGDRVLVNKIVYRTRAVRRGDVIVFRGPSSWTPEAKVAAPSNPFQRALRWLGGAAGVAPTETDFIKRVIGVGGDRVRCCDAQGRVTVNGTALDESSYLYEDPVTHVRNKPSEEAFDITVPSGRLWVMGDHRQNSADSRYHRTDGNGGTVPVKNVIGRAFFKVWPVGSAGPIGVPATFGRVASGRGAPPGGPAEPAAPDPVAADVPPLAGGPGRGGYFRAAV; translated from the coding sequence GTGCAGTCCGATGCTGAGGACCGGGACACGGAGCGAGCACCGGAGGCCGGTGAGAACGCGGCCGAGAGAGAACAGGGGAACGGCAGGTCTTCCTGGAAAGAGATCCCCCTTCTGATCGTCGTGGCCGTCCTGCTGGCGTTCGTCGTCAAATTGTTCGCGGTGCAGGCGTTCTACATTCCGTCGGGTTCGATGGAGAACACGCTCCACGTGGGCGACCGGGTTCTCGTCAACAAGATCGTCTACCGGACGCGGGCGGTCCGGCGCGGTGACGTGATCGTCTTCAGAGGGCCTTCGTCGTGGACTCCGGAGGCGAAGGTCGCCGCGCCGTCCAATCCGTTCCAGCGGGCGCTGCGCTGGCTCGGCGGCGCGGCGGGGGTGGCGCCCACCGAGACGGACTTCATCAAGCGGGTGATCGGTGTCGGCGGCGACCGGGTGCGGTGCTGTGACGCGCAGGGCCGCGTCACGGTCAACGGAACCGCTCTGGACGAGTCGTCGTATCTGTACGAGGACCCGGTGACGCACGTCCGGAACAAGCCGTCCGAAGAGGCCTTCGACATCACAGTGCCGTCCGGGCGGCTCTGGGTCATGGGCGACCACCGCCAGAACTCGGCGGACTCCCGGTACCACCGGACGGACGGCAACGGCGGGACGGTGCCGGTGAAGAACGTCATCGGACGCGCCTTCTTCAAGGTCTGGCCGGTGGGGAGCGCGGGGCCGATCGGCGTCCCCGCCACGTTCGGGCGGGTGGCGTCCGGGCGCGGGGCGCCGCCGGGCGGGCCCGCCGAACCGGCTGCGCCGGACCCCGTCGCGGCGGACGTGCCGCCGCTCGCCGGGGGGCCGGGACGGGGCGGGTATTTTCGGGCGGCCGTATGA
- a CDS encoding AAA family ATPase: MSGDVPWRIFTNSGLPPADGRPVTLPEVPRWRTPKPVDGEPWEFVLPEGLDHVVNAALHLRRPLLLTGPAGSGKSTLAWRLAEELGLGPLLKWHITSKSVRDDGLFQYDALGRLHESQRQGGGDPKIGDYVTLGPLGTALAASDRPRVVLIDEIDKSDLDLPGDLLDVLENGEFTIPPLARVRSAEPFRVVGDDQGEYEIPASGVVKRKHFPVIVFTSNQERTFAPPFLRRCVRFTIGNPDRDALVDIVKAHLGADATGDEAIDSFVERLERGETIAVNQLLDLLHLVTGQPLGPAAEKVLRKYLTSDLTGP; the protein is encoded by the coding sequence ATGAGCGGCGACGTGCCGTGGCGGATCTTCACCAACTCCGGCCTGCCGCCCGCCGACGGCCGCCCGGTGACGCTGCCGGAGGTGCCGCGCTGGCGGACGCCGAAGCCGGTGGACGGCGAGCCGTGGGAGTTCGTCCTGCCCGAGGGCCTGGACCACGTGGTGAACGCGGCGCTGCACCTGCGGCGTCCGCTGCTGCTCACCGGCCCGGCCGGGTCGGGCAAGTCGACGCTGGCGTGGCGGCTGGCGGAGGAACTGGGGCTCGGGCCGCTGCTGAAGTGGCACATCACGTCCAAGAGCGTCCGCGACGACGGGCTGTTCCAGTACGACGCGCTCGGGCGGCTGCACGAGTCGCAGCGGCAGGGCGGCGGCGATCCGAAGATCGGCGACTACGTCACGCTCGGCCCGCTCGGCACCGCGCTCGCCGCGTCGGACCGGCCGCGCGTCGTCCTCATCGACGAGATCGACAAGAGCGACCTGGACCTGCCCGGTGACCTGCTCGACGTGCTGGAGAACGGCGAGTTCACGATCCCGCCGCTGGCCCGCGTCCGCAGCGCCGAGCCGTTCCGGGTCGTCGGCGACGACCAGGGCGAGTACGAGATCCCGGCGAGCGGGGTCGTGAAACGCAAGCACTTCCCGGTCATCGTCTTCACGAGCAACCAGGAACGGACGTTCGCGCCGCCCTTCCTGCGCCGCTGCGTGCGGTTCACGATCGGCAACCCCGACCGGGACGCGCTGGTCGACATCGTCAAGGCCCACCTCGGCGCGGACGCGACCGGCGACGAGGCGATCGACTCGTTCGTGGAGCGGCTGGAGCGCGGCGAGACCATCGCCGTCAACCAGCTCCTGGACCTGCTGCACCTGGTCACCGGCCAGCCGCTCGGCCCGGCGGCGGAGAAGGTGCTGCGCAAGTACCTCACCAGCGACTTGACCGGGCCGTGA
- a CDS encoding SurA N-terminal domain-containing protein, protein MRFVKSAGAVVLAAGTLAGCGGSPVQAGSAAIVGDQRITIASLDRDVRDWQRQFRDNAVANALKEQSGGSADDAVRQALGTLVRIRVADQTARRAGVAVTEGRTDAVVAGFDRQSGGAAAITLANGLPVRYIRDVARFFAIRDALAARLLPPRVTSAQQVMDARQRAEGAISAVAAGMTIKINPRYGSFDRAHGMIGPVTTRLSGTERGLG, encoded by the coding sequence GTGAGGTTCGTGAAGTCCGCCGGTGCGGTCGTGCTCGCCGCCGGGACGCTCGCCGGGTGCGGGGGATCGCCGGTCCAGGCGGGCAGCGCCGCGATCGTCGGCGACCAGCGCATCACCATCGCGTCGCTGGACCGGGACGTCCGGGACTGGCAGCGGCAGTTCCGGGACAACGCGGTCGCGAACGCGCTGAAGGAGCAGTCGGGCGGGAGCGCCGACGACGCCGTCCGGCAGGCGCTCGGCACGCTCGTCCGGATCCGCGTCGCCGACCAGACGGCCCGCCGCGCGGGCGTCGCGGTCACCGAGGGCCGGACGGACGCCGTCGTCGCCGGGTTCGACCGGCAGTCCGGCGGCGCCGCCGCGATCACGCTCGCCAACGGGCTCCCGGTCCGTTATATCCGGGACGTCGCGCGGTTCTTCGCCATCCGCGACGCGCTCGCCGCCCGCCTCCTGCCGCCGCGCGTGACCAGCGCGCAGCAGGTCATGGACGCGCGGCAGCGCGCCGAGGGCGCGATCAGCGCGGTCGCCGCCGGGATGACCATCAAGATCAACCCGCGCTACGGGTCGTTCGACCGCGCCCACGGCATGATCGGGCCGGTCACGACGCGGCTGTCGGGCACCGAGCGGGGGCTCGGCTGA
- a CDS encoding esterase/lipase family protein, which produces MTEHRTRRPMPCLLVVLPGIGGSALRTADGTVVWGLAAARNPVRVPGLLVPKGADLADPGYRDGIEPYDLLAAPIPALTRLAGAYTRLRARLDASYELDPTSNYLEFPYDWRRPAAYNAELLGDAIEARRHGDTKVVIVAHSMGGLIARHYLQNDDRAVHCARVITLGTPHRGAVKALGYLVNGVEIKHLPFAVLAETLRRVPSLYELLPLYPVVADRRAGVRPRLRRAGNLAAALGLDADLVEHGAAFLRDLNVEHEFARRLDAVAGFGARTTPQQATLHSLHARRVLRVSGGTDLLAAHEDGGDGTVPVVSARPGGAAGVSVGYSDQTHQGVVSAPSALRTLVLMIDAVLNDLEHDPFLGAADRPGGDPGAPELALLVDVDDYYPSGEPVVIGGTARAWGGGRKLWARLGTNAARPVALAEDGTFTADLGAPAPGVHPLALADDADGPALLRDVVEVV; this is translated from the coding sequence GTGACCGAGCACAGGACGCGGCGGCCGATGCCCTGCCTGCTGGTGGTCCTGCCCGGCATCGGCGGCAGCGCGCTGCGCACGGCGGACGGCACGGTCGTCTGGGGCCTCGCCGCCGCCCGCAACCCGGTCCGGGTGCCGGGGCTGCTCGTCCCGAAGGGCGCCGACCTCGCCGACCCCGGCTACCGCGACGGCATCGAGCCCTACGACCTGCTCGCCGCCCCCATCCCGGCGCTGACGCGCCTCGCGGGCGCCTACACGCGGCTCCGCGCAAGGCTGGACGCGAGCTACGAGCTGGACCCGACGTCCAACTACCTGGAGTTCCCCTACGACTGGCGCCGCCCGGCCGCCTACAACGCCGAGCTGCTCGGCGACGCCATCGAGGCCCGCAGGCACGGCGACACGAAGGTCGTCATCGTCGCGCACAGCATGGGCGGCCTCATCGCGCGGCACTACCTTCAGAACGACGACCGCGCCGTCCACTGCGCCCGCGTCATCACGCTCGGCACGCCGCACCGGGGCGCGGTGAAGGCGCTCGGCTACCTGGTGAACGGCGTCGAGATCAAGCACCTGCCGTTCGCGGTGCTGGCCGAGACGCTGCGCCGCGTCCCGTCGCTCTACGAGCTGCTGCCGCTGTACCCCGTCGTGGCGGACCGGCGCGCGGGCGTCCGCCCCCGGCTGCGCCGCGCCGGGAACCTCGCGGCCGCGCTCGGCCTGGACGCCGATCTCGTGGAGCACGGCGCGGCGTTCCTGCGCGACCTGAACGTCGAGCACGAGTTCGCGCGGCGGCTGGACGCGGTGGCCGGGTTCGGCGCGCGGACGACGCCGCAGCAGGCGACGCTGCACAGCCTGCACGCCCGGCGCGTGCTGCGCGTGTCCGGCGGGACGGACCTGCTCGCCGCCCACGAGGACGGCGGCGACGGGACCGTGCCGGTGGTCTCGGCGCGTCCCGGCGGGGCGGCCGGCGTGTCCGTCGGGTACTCCGACCAGACGCACCAGGGCGTCGTGAGCGCGCCGTCGGCGCTCCGCACGCTCGTCCTGATGATCGACGCCGTGCTGAACGACCTGGAGCACGACCCGTTCCTCGGCGCGGCGGACCGTCCGGGCGGGGATCCGGGCGCCCCCGAACTGGCGCTGCTGGTGGACGTGGACGACTACTACCCGTCCGGCGAGCCCGTCGTGATCGGCGGCACCGCACGCGCCTGGGGCGGCGGACGCAAGCTCTGGGCGCGCCTCGGGACGAACGCGGCCCGTCCGGTCGCGCTCGCCGAGGACGGCACGTTCACCGCCGACCTCGGCGCACCCGCGCCCGGCGTCCACCCGCTGGCCCTCGCCGACGACGCGGACGGTCCCGCGCTGCTGCGGGACGTGGTCGAGGTCGTATGA
- a CDS encoding MazG family protein, which yields MALLLLATSHRVAPGLLTWRGWEALRSSARVLTRPGHPLLPSLADAGVTAEEVADPSAAALVASGRKETTLWIAAQDGDERLLRDVGTLVLADPLDVEVVHGSYDLPGARLLDLVAVMDTLRRECPWDREQTHESLVPYLLEESYEVADTVADGDLAALREELGDVLMQVAFHAVVASERTDETAFTIDDVAGGIVDKLVRRHPHVFADVAVSGADEVNANWEQIKKAEREAKSGAEASVLDGVPMGQPALTLAAQLQRRAARVELPEPEYGFAAPEFGARLFALVREARAAGHDPEAELREVARAFAGRVREHERD from the coding sequence ATGGCGCTGCTGCTGCTCGCGACGAGCCACCGCGTCGCGCCCGGCCTGCTGACCTGGCGGGGCTGGGAGGCGCTGCGCTCGTCGGCGCGCGTCCTGACGCGTCCCGGGCATCCGCTGCTGCCGTCGCTGGCGGACGCCGGGGTCACGGCCGAGGAGGTCGCCGACCCGTCGGCCGCCGCGCTGGTGGCGTCCGGCCGCAAGGAGACGACGCTGTGGATCGCCGCGCAGGACGGCGACGAGCGCCTCCTGCGCGACGTCGGCACGCTCGTCCTCGCGGACCCGCTGGACGTCGAGGTCGTCCACGGCTCCTACGACCTGCCGGGCGCGCGGCTGCTCGATCTCGTCGCGGTGATGGACACGCTGCGCCGCGAATGCCCGTGGGACCGGGAGCAGACGCACGAATCGCTCGTCCCGTACCTGCTGGAGGAGTCCTACGAGGTCGCCGACACCGTCGCGGACGGCGATCTGGCGGCGCTGCGCGAGGAACTCGGCGACGTGCTGATGCAGGTGGCGTTCCACGCCGTCGTCGCCTCCGAGCGGACCGACGAGACGGCCTTCACGATCGACGACGTGGCCGGCGGGATCGTGGACAAGCTCGTCCGGCGGCACCCGCACGTCTTCGCCGACGTCGCGGTGTCGGGCGCGGACGAGGTCAACGCCAACTGGGAGCAGATCAAGAAGGCCGAGCGGGAGGCGAAGAGCGGCGCCGAGGCCTCCGTGCTGGACGGCGTCCCGATGGGACAGCCCGCGCTGACGCTCGCCGCGCAGCTCCAGCGCCGCGCGGCCCGCGTGGAGCTGCCCGAACCGGAGTACGGGTTCGCGGCGCCGGAGTTCGGGGCGCGGCTGTTCGCGCTGGTGCGGGAGGCCCGCGCGGCCGGGCACGACCCGGAGGCCGAGCTGCGGGAGGTGGCGCGGGCGTTCGCCGGCCGCGTCCGCGAGCACGAGCGCGATTAG
- a CDS encoding NADP-dependent oxidoreductase, translating into MSEYGATPSVMDLPLPEPGPGEVLVKLVAAGMNPVDWKIADGMLKDSVDAQFPLVLGADGAGVVEAVGPDVGRFAAGDQVFGQFRDLTRGCGSYAEYAVVDQDAPLARMPQGLIYTQAAGVPMAAMTGYTMVREAGLDVGKTVLIVGATGGVGQFAVQFAADVGAHVIATAHPDMDAEMRRLGAAETVDYGRADIGEQVLANHDGIDAIIDLVSGPPEVDALTGLLRPGGAYVSSINAVNPDKMASQQLTGVNIYTQGTPELLATIADMLDASRIRVAVAREVPLEDAPAAVAAGRQGGARGKTVIRI; encoded by the coding sequence GTGTCCGAATACGGTGCCACGCCGTCCGTCATGGACCTGCCGCTGCCCGAGCCGGGGCCGGGCGAGGTCCTGGTCAAGCTCGTCGCGGCGGGCATGAACCCGGTGGACTGGAAGATCGCCGACGGGATGCTCAAGGACTCCGTGGACGCGCAGTTCCCGCTCGTCCTCGGCGCCGACGGGGCCGGGGTGGTCGAGGCCGTCGGCCCGGACGTGGGGCGTTTCGCCGCGGGCGACCAGGTCTTCGGGCAGTTCCGCGACCTGACGCGCGGCTGCGGCAGCTACGCCGAGTACGCCGTGGTCGACCAGGACGCGCCGCTCGCCCGCATGCCGCAGGGCCTGATCTACACGCAGGCCGCCGGGGTGCCGATGGCCGCGATGACCGGCTACACGATGGTCCGCGAGGCCGGCCTGGACGTGGGGAAGACCGTCCTGATCGTCGGCGCGACGGGCGGCGTCGGCCAGTTCGCGGTGCAGTTCGCCGCCGACGTCGGCGCACACGTCATCGCGACCGCGCATCCCGACATGGACGCCGAGATGCGGCGGCTGGGCGCGGCCGAGACCGTCGACTACGGCCGCGCGGACATCGGCGAGCAGGTGCTCGCCAACCACGACGGCATCGACGCGATCATCGACCTCGTGAGCGGCCCGCCGGAGGTCGACGCCCTCACCGGGCTGCTCCGGCCGGGCGGCGCGTACGTGAGTTCGATCAATGCCGTGAACCCCGACAAGATGGCGTCGCAGCAGCTCACGGGGGTGAACATCTACACGCAGGGCACCCCGGAACTGCTCGCGACGATCGCGGACATGCTCGATGCGTCCCGAATCCGGGTAGCGGTGGCGCGGGAGGTCCCGCTGGAGGACGCTCCCGCCGCGGTCGCCGCCGGCCGGCAGGGCGGCGCCCGCGGCAAGACCGTGATTCGCATCTGA